In Synechococcus sp. KORDI-100, a single window of DNA contains:
- a CDS encoding DUF3493 domain-containing protein encodes MGAKIWSHLADPQKRESNLDPELRRRLIQESQTPWRGLRRALWFALFASAGLGLFTMAFRASAGGTVAVGDLGIQVGALILFAALLWFDRQRSTT; translated from the coding sequence TTGGGAGCAAAGATTTGGTCCCACTTGGCTGATCCGCAAAAGCGAGAGAGCAATTTGGATCCTGAGCTGCGGCGTCGGTTGATTCAGGAATCACAGACCCCCTGGCGAGGTCTCCGTCGTGCCCTTTGGTTCGCTCTGTTCGCTTCCGCTGGCCTGGGACTCTTCACGATGGCCTTCCGGGCGTCCGCTGGTGGAACTGTCGCGGTCGGGGACCTTGGGATTCAGGTCGGGGCTCTCATCCTCTTCGCTGCTTTGCTCTGGTTCGACCGCCAACGCTCCACCACCTGA
- a CDS encoding HU family DNA-binding protein has translation MSPYQSRLRLHSPLQMNKADLVNLVAARTELTKTDVSLVVDAAIETIIDSVVEGKKVSILGFGSFEPRERSARQGLNPKTGEKIAIPAKRVPAFTAGKMFKDRVQG, from the coding sequence ATTTCGCCGTATCAGAGCCGTCTCCGCCTCCACTCCCCCCTTCAAATGAACAAAGCTGACCTGGTGAATCTGGTGGCCGCTCGTACGGAACTCACCAAAACTGATGTCTCCCTCGTCGTAGACGCCGCAATCGAGACCATTATCGACTCTGTTGTTGAGGGCAAGAAAGTTTCCATCCTTGGTTTCGGGTCGTTCGAGCCCCGTGAGCGTTCTGCCCGTCAGGGTCTGAATCCGAAGACCGGTGAAAAGATCGCCATCCCTGCCAAGCGTGTTCCAGCCTTCACTGCCGGCAAGATGTTCAAGGATCGCGTTCAGGGCTGA
- a CDS encoding glycogen-debranching protein, protein MSSTHPGTPWPLGSSLTSRGVNFSVAAPAADRMELLLFEHGSSRSPQRVIELDCRKHRSGDYWHVEVEGLGEGCCYGYRAFGPLAPGAHGFQPSKVLLDPAARAITGWDVYDRLLASGPSTNAHACLKAMVTEREAFDFQAHPRPRNSWQRTVIYELHVGSFTNRADSGVEEARRGTYLGLIEKLPYLQELGITAIELLPVFAFDPADAPPGRDNVWGYSPLSWFTPHAGYVKEPDPLKTRQEFRALVAACHDAGIEVLLDVVYNHTTEGNRNGPILSWRGFADLIYYHQGEDGDYLDVSGCGNSIAANQPISTQLILESMRCWALELGVDGFRFDLGIALSRGEGLKPLDHPPLFEAIEADPVLSDLKLVSEPWDCGGLYRLEDFPARRIGTWNGHFRDGLRRFWKGDDHSTWTLAQRFKGSPDLYRNKTAALGRSVNLITAHDGFTLADLVSYNRKHNLANGEDNRDGENHNNSWNHGVEGPSSDARLIALRRRQQRNLLSTLLLARGVPMLLMGDEVGRSQGGNNNSWCQDSPISWMIWNQDQCDLDLQLFLKRLLALRRALPQLFNPLTAPRETVSKHPHEQGDIWRQWHGVELSKPDWAEWSRTLATSLHMGSRGALLWMGFNAYEKGMSYELPVPASPWMRVIDTSLPSDKDFPAQPVPFTGVDIPLESRSFVLLLAREEASNLSL, encoded by the coding sequence TTGAGCAGCACGCACCCAGGCACGCCCTGGCCCCTGGGCAGCAGCCTCACCAGCCGTGGCGTGAACTTCTCTGTGGCTGCACCGGCCGCAGATCGGATGGAACTGCTCCTGTTTGAGCACGGCAGTTCGCGCTCACCGCAGAGGGTGATTGAACTGGATTGCCGCAAGCACCGGTCCGGCGATTACTGGCATGTGGAGGTCGAAGGCCTCGGCGAAGGATGCTGCTACGGCTATCGCGCCTTCGGACCGCTGGCGCCGGGAGCCCATGGCTTCCAGCCCTCAAAGGTGCTGCTCGATCCTGCGGCGCGAGCGATCACCGGGTGGGACGTCTACGACCGCCTGTTGGCGTCCGGGCCATCCACCAACGCCCATGCCTGCCTCAAGGCGATGGTGACCGAACGCGAGGCCTTTGACTTTCAGGCCCATCCCCGACCCCGGAACAGCTGGCAGCGGACCGTGATCTACGAGCTGCACGTGGGCAGCTTCACCAATCGGGCCGATTCGGGCGTGGAGGAAGCCCGGCGCGGAACCTACCTGGGGCTGATCGAAAAACTGCCGTACCTGCAGGAGCTGGGCATCACGGCGATCGAGCTGCTGCCGGTGTTCGCCTTTGACCCCGCCGATGCCCCCCCAGGTCGTGACAACGTCTGGGGATACAGCCCCCTGAGTTGGTTCACGCCCCACGCCGGCTACGTCAAGGAACCCGATCCTCTGAAAACGCGTCAAGAGTTCCGCGCCCTCGTGGCGGCCTGCCATGACGCCGGCATCGAGGTGCTGCTGGATGTGGTTTACAACCACACCACGGAAGGCAACCGCAACGGTCCGATCCTGAGCTGGCGAGGCTTTGCGGATCTCATCTACTACCACCAGGGAGAGGATGGCGACTATCTGGATGTGAGCGGTTGCGGGAATTCAATCGCCGCCAACCAGCCGATCAGCACCCAGTTGATCCTGGAGTCAATGCGCTGCTGGGCCCTTGAACTGGGCGTGGATGGCTTCCGATTTGATCTTGGAATCGCCCTGAGCCGTGGTGAAGGGCTCAAACCCCTCGACCATCCGCCGCTGTTTGAAGCGATCGAAGCCGATCCAGTTCTGAGTGATCTCAAACTGGTCAGTGAGCCCTGGGACTGCGGTGGTCTCTACCGCCTTGAGGATTTCCCGGCCCGGCGCATCGGCACCTGGAACGGCCACTTCCGCGATGGCCTGCGTCGCTTCTGGAAAGGGGATGACCACAGCACCTGGACCCTGGCGCAACGGTTCAAGGGCTCGCCAGACCTTTACAGGAACAAAACTGCGGCGCTCGGCCGTTCGGTGAATCTGATCACGGCCCACGACGGCTTCACCCTGGCGGACCTGGTCAGTTACAACCGCAAGCACAACCTGGCCAACGGTGAGGACAACCGCGACGGCGAAAACCACAACAACAGCTGGAACCACGGTGTTGAAGGACCCAGCAGCGATGCAAGGCTGATCGCCCTGCGGCGTCGCCAGCAACGCAACCTGCTGAGCACGCTGCTTCTGGCCCGCGGCGTGCCAATGCTGCTGATGGGTGACGAAGTCGGCCGCAGCCAGGGCGGCAACAACAACAGCTGGTGTCAGGACAGTCCGATCAGCTGGATGATCTGGAATCAGGACCAGTGCGATCTTGATCTGCAGCTGTTTCTCAAACGCCTGCTCGCCCTGCGCCGCGCCCTCCCGCAACTGTTTAATCCGCTGACGGCGCCACGGGAAACCGTGAGCAAACATCCCCACGAACAAGGAGACATCTGGCGCCAGTGGCACGGTGTGGAGCTGAGTAAACCGGACTGGGCCGAATGGTCCCGCACCCTGGCAACCAGCCTGCACATGGGCAGCCGTGGCGCCCTGTTGTGGATGGGGTTCAACGCCTACGAAAAAGGCATGAGCTATGAGCTGCCCGTGCCGGCCTCTCCCTGGATGCGGGTGATCGACACATCCCTGCCCAGCGACAAAGACTTTCCGGCTCAGCCGGTGCCCTTCACCGGAGTGGACATTCCCCTGGAAAGCCGAAGCTTCGTGCTGCTGCTGGCACGCGAAGAAGCCTCGAACCTCTCTCTCTGA
- a CDS encoding fumarate reductase/succinate dehydrogenase flavoprotein subunit, whose amino-acid sequence MSGCPDPRLPGGPTAGAWQRCKEGFPLISPVRKGQIDLLVVGTGLAGASAAATLAQQGYRVTVLTYHDSPRRAHSVAAQGGINAARPVAVDGDSIHRLFADTLRGGDFRAREAGCRRLAEISSGIIDQCVAQGVPFAREYGGSLATRSFGGALVSRTFYARGQTGQQLLYGAYQALMRQVELGRVTLLPRHDLLELITVDGVARGVVTRQTHTGELEVHTARAVLLCTGGYSNVYFLSTNALKSNASAIWRAHRKGALFANPCFTQIHPTCIPSGDAYQSKLTLMSESLRNDGRIWLPKQAGDNRTAHEIPEQERDYFLERMYPTYGNMTPRDVASRRARELCNAGHGVGPGGRSVYLDLTDAIKTEGRDAIAARYGNLMTMYERISGDDPYRTPMRIYPAPHYTMGGLWVDYQLMSSIPGLFVLGEANYSEHGANRLGASALMQGLADGYFIAPATVTAWLAGTPGSDLTSDHPACREALNSARARIGQLLDNGGHRPVDVFHRELGALMIDRCGISRHAEGLRDGLQRVAQLEAQFQNEVRVPGGPEGPNPELEKALRVNDFFGLAQLMLRDALAREESCGAHFREEHQSAEGEAQRDDVNFAHIAAWEFNDYGDPIRHQEPLQFTDLQPTTRSYR is encoded by the coding sequence ATGAGCGGATGTCCCGATCCACGCCTGCCTGGCGGTCCGACTGCCGGTGCCTGGCAAAGATGCAAAGAAGGCTTTCCCCTGATCAGCCCGGTGCGGAAAGGCCAGATCGACCTGCTTGTGGTGGGCACCGGACTGGCGGGTGCCTCAGCAGCAGCGACCCTGGCGCAGCAGGGCTATCGCGTCACCGTGCTGACTTATCACGACAGCCCCCGACGTGCCCATTCTGTCGCTGCCCAGGGCGGTATCAATGCCGCTCGACCCGTGGCTGTCGATGGCGACAGCATCCATCGGCTCTTCGCTGACACGCTGCGAGGTGGCGATTTCCGGGCGCGGGAAGCCGGTTGCCGGCGGCTGGCAGAAATCAGCAGCGGCATCATCGACCAATGCGTCGCCCAGGGAGTGCCCTTCGCCCGGGAATACGGCGGCAGCCTGGCGACCCGCAGCTTCGGAGGAGCCCTTGTGAGTCGCACCTTCTACGCCCGGGGACAGACCGGTCAGCAGTTGCTCTACGGGGCTTATCAGGCCCTGATGCGACAGGTGGAGCTTGGACGGGTGACGCTGCTCCCCCGCCACGATCTGCTGGAGCTGATCACGGTGGATGGCGTCGCGCGCGGGGTGGTGACCCGACAGACCCACACCGGAGAACTCGAGGTCCACACGGCCCGTGCCGTGCTGTTGTGCACTGGTGGGTACAGCAACGTCTACTTCCTGTCGACGAATGCGCTGAAATCCAACGCCAGTGCCATCTGGAGAGCCCATCGCAAAGGGGCGTTGTTCGCCAATCCCTGCTTCACGCAGATTCATCCCACCTGCATTCCAAGCGGCGATGCCTACCAGAGCAAGCTGACGCTGATGAGCGAAAGCCTGCGTAACGACGGACGCATCTGGCTGCCGAAGCAAGCTGGCGACAATCGAACCGCCCACGAGATTCCGGAACAGGAGCGGGATTATTTTCTGGAACGGATGTATCCCACCTACGGCAACATGACACCGCGGGATGTGGCTTCAAGACGGGCACGGGAGCTCTGCAACGCAGGCCACGGCGTTGGTCCAGGCGGGCGTTCGGTGTACCTCGATCTCACAGATGCGATCAAGACAGAAGGACGCGACGCCATCGCAGCGCGCTACGGCAACTTGATGACGATGTACGAGCGAATCAGTGGCGACGATCCCTATCGCACGCCGATGCGCATCTATCCAGCACCTCACTACACGATGGGGGGGCTGTGGGTGGACTATCAGCTGATGAGTTCGATCCCTGGCTTGTTCGTCCTCGGTGAAGCCAACTACTCCGAACACGGCGCCAACCGGCTTGGAGCCAGTGCCCTGATGCAGGGCCTGGCGGATGGTTACTTCATCGCTCCGGCAACGGTGACGGCCTGGCTGGCCGGAACACCCGGCTCAGATCTGACCAGCGATCATCCCGCTTGCCGAGAGGCCCTCAACAGTGCACGGGCCCGCATTGGCCAGTTGCTCGATAACGGGGGCCACAGGCCGGTGGATGTCTTTCACCGCGAGCTAGGTGCCCTCATGATCGACCGCTGCGGGATCAGTCGCCACGCCGAAGGATTGCGGGACGGTCTCCAGCGCGTGGCCCAGCTGGAGGCTCAGTTCCAGAACGAGGTGCGCGTCCCTGGCGGACCGGAAGGTCCCAATCCGGAACTGGAGAAAGCCCTGCGGGTGAACGATTTCTTCGGACTGGCACAGCTGATGCTGCGTGATGCGCTTGCCCGGGAGGAATCCTGCGGTGCGCATTTCCGTGAAGAGCATCAGAGCGCCGAAGGGGAAGCACAACGCGATGACGTGAACTTCGCCCACATCGCCGCCTGGGAATTCAACGACTACGGAGACCCCATCCGTCATCAGGAACCTCTGCAATTCACGGATCTGCAACCCACCACCAGGAGTTACCGATGA
- a CDS encoding DUF6538 domain-containing protein, which yields MSLSVMGRRRAGPRQLKPGGPYCAVLHVPKDLRARVCKERLIRSLKTHNHSEALRRYGNTIRELEDELVALLGGGSLRTRVENNREIELTKNILGPTSGKPHPLTPLELAEGMLGTFNPDDPVHQDIYEAFESGKPLLTWDEALETHVKVSNRNRAMSFSDSSLYK from the coding sequence GTGTCTTTATCGGTCATGGGGAGGCGTAGAGCAGGGCCAAGACAGCTCAAACCTGGCGGTCCTTACTGCGCTGTCCTTCATGTCCCAAAAGACCTAAGGGCAAGGGTTTGTAAGGAACGTCTGATCAGGTCCCTCAAGACCCACAACCACTCCGAAGCCCTCAGAAGGTATGGGAATACCATCCGAGAGCTAGAGGATGAGCTAGTAGCCCTGCTAGGTGGCGGCAGCCTCAGGACACGTGTTGAGAACAATCGTGAGATAGAGCTGACCAAAAACATCCTTGGTCCGACTTCTGGGAAGCCTCACCCACTTACACCCTTGGAACTAGCTGAGGGGATGCTTGGGACCTTTAACCCAGATGACCCAGTACACCAAGACATCTATGAGGCCTTTGAATCCGGTAAACCACTGCTGACCTGGGACGAAGCACTAGAGACACACGTCAAGGTCTCCAACAGAAACAGGGCCATGAGCTTCTCTGACAGCTCCCTGTACAAGTAA
- a CDS encoding sulfotransferase family 2 domain-containing protein, with amino-acid sequence MIFSELHNFLFLKGRKVASTSFEVALSKICGAADVITPITPVDERHRIDLGYRHAQNFGADPDRLKAYIEAVKHAKADQFEHIKKPKGTVNDHCTFEEAWDFFGERLRGIRVIAIARNPYQTILSRLNHMARFEDYKKSGQAIRASKEQLREELNLFIKKLNKDSYPKNISHYTPPSHASIPLEVTYLKFEHLQTELNQFLASLNISEDVSLPHLKKGQNLPDEAILDVADADQLQMINDYFDDEFKAFGYQKLKALPL; translated from the coding sequence ATGATTTTTTCCGAGCTGCACAACTTTCTGTTCCTGAAAGGGCGCAAAGTTGCCAGCACAAGTTTTGAAGTGGCCTTATCCAAAATCTGTGGTGCCGCTGACGTGATCACTCCGATCACTCCAGTTGATGAACGACATCGCATTGATCTCGGCTATCGACACGCTCAGAATTTCGGAGCCGATCCCGACAGACTCAAGGCCTACATTGAAGCTGTCAAACATGCAAAAGCCGACCAGTTCGAGCACATCAAAAAGCCCAAAGGAACTGTCAATGACCATTGCACTTTCGAGGAAGCCTGGGATTTTTTTGGTGAACGCTTACGTGGCATAAGGGTCATCGCCATTGCTCGAAATCCCTACCAGACAATTCTTTCTCGCCTGAACCACATGGCGCGCTTTGAGGACTACAAGAAAAGCGGTCAAGCCATTCGCGCCTCAAAAGAGCAATTACGAGAAGAATTGAACCTGTTCATCAAGAAGTTAAACAAGGATTCCTATCCGAAAAACATCAGTCACTACACACCCCCCAGCCATGCATCGATCCCACTGGAGGTGACCTACCTTAAATTTGAACATCTTCAAACCGAACTCAACCAGTTCCTGGCAAGTCTGAACATCTCAGAAGACGTTTCTCTACCCCACCTCAAGAAAGGTCAGAATCTTCCAGACGAGGCCATTCTCGATGTTGCTGATGCGGATCAACTACAGATGATCAACGATTACTTCGACGACGAATTCAAGGCTTTTGGCTATCAAAAACTGAAGGCCCTGCCCCTTTAA
- a CDS encoding MBL fold metallo-hydrolase → MSMTMALEAGRPPQQLRPDLWLFPPNRDCQGGSSWWLEHADEPVLIDCPPLTQATLEALEQLGAGRNPWILLTSREGHGRLRRLQERFGWPVLVQEQEAYLLPGVQPMQTFAEEHSTATGLRLLWTPGPTPGSCVVFAPSPANLLFCGRLLTPLSAGRLGPLRHGRTFHWPRQLRSLENLRDWLPSEASPDLASGAGLGALRGERLVAFSGWETSPPSS, encoded by the coding sequence ATGTCGATGACCATGGCCCTGGAGGCCGGCCGGCCGCCGCAGCAGTTACGACCCGATCTCTGGTTGTTCCCGCCGAACCGCGATTGTCAGGGCGGTAGTTCCTGGTGGTTGGAGCATGCAGATGAACCGGTCCTGATCGACTGTCCACCACTGACGCAAGCCACGCTTGAGGCCCTCGAGCAGCTGGGGGCGGGACGCAACCCCTGGATCCTGCTAACCAGTCGTGAGGGCCATGGTCGATTGCGCCGCCTGCAGGAGCGTTTCGGTTGGCCGGTTCTGGTGCAGGAGCAGGAGGCGTATCTGCTTCCCGGTGTTCAACCCATGCAAACCTTCGCTGAGGAGCACAGCACGGCAACCGGTCTGCGGCTGCTCTGGACCCCAGGCCCCACGCCAGGAAGTTGTGTGGTGTTCGCCCCGTCACCCGCAAACCTGCTCTTCTGCGGGCGTTTGCTGACGCCACTGTCCGCAGGACGCCTTGGCCCATTGCGCCATGGCCGCACATTTCACTGGCCGCGCCAGCTGCGCAGTCTCGAGAATCTGCGCGATTGGCTTCCTTCAGAAGCCAGTCCTGATCTTGCTTCTGGGGCGGGCCTCGGCGCCTTGCGCGGTGAGCGCCTCGTGGCCTTCAGCGGTTGGGAGACGTCCCCGCCATCGTCCTAA
- a CDS encoding succinate dehydrogenase cytochrome b subunit has product MPPLPLPATAVMGLMRGLLANNLLRYGSAGSGLLLCLFLVAHLAGLVPALIAPAFFEAYASSLHHASWLPLLEIGLVATAILHITTTISKAIGNRQAGNGALLVSRRDQPLAALAARSKVAGGIITLAFLMIHLQQLRWPRPVDGSERAALAGVLHNPMNAALYCAAAITITLHLHHGNEAAHRNLGWLTPMNSNVIRGGGRWLAVGLGSGFLLINLALMLAAVP; this is encoded by the coding sequence ATGCCGCCTTTGCCACTGCCGGCAACAGCCGTCATGGGATTGATGAGGGGACTGCTCGCCAACAACCTGCTGCGCTACGGATCGGCAGGCAGCGGCCTGCTGCTCTGCCTGTTCCTCGTCGCACATCTTGCAGGACTGGTTCCGGCTCTGATCGCACCGGCCTTCTTTGAGGCCTACGCCAGCTCCTTGCACCACGCGAGCTGGCTGCCGCTGCTGGAGATCGGTCTTGTCGCGACGGCCATCCTCCACATCACAACAACCATTTCCAAAGCCATCGGCAATCGCCAGGCCGGCAACGGTGCTCTCCTGGTGAGCCGCCGAGACCAGCCATTGGCGGCACTGGCCGCGCGCAGCAAAGTTGCCGGTGGAATCATCACACTCGCTTTCCTGATGATTCATCTGCAGCAGTTGCGCTGGCCTCGCCCGGTGGACGGCAGCGAACGAGCCGCGCTTGCGGGGGTGCTTCACAACCCTATGAATGCCGCTCTGTACTGCGCAGCAGCGATCACCATCACCCTGCATCTCCACCACGGCAATGAAGCCGCCCACAGAAACCTCGGTTGGCTCACACCAATGAACAGCAACGTGATCCGCGGCGGCGGACGATGGCTGGCCGTCGGTCTTGGCAGCGGTTTTCTGCTGATCAACCTCGCCCTGATGTTGGCTGCCGTGCCATGA
- a CDS encoding TMEM175 family protein, whose amino-acid sequence MGLIDGVYAIAMTLIAIELPELIISLASLREKNIGAELISILIGYEFIAYTITFLTLYELWAVQKAFSKSAVLNRRFRAF is encoded by the coding sequence ATGGGACTGATTGATGGTGTTTACGCCATCGCCATGACATTGATTGCCATTGAATTACCTGAACTGATTATTTCTCTCGCTAGCCTTAGGGAAAAGAATATTGGCGCCGAACTGATCTCGATTCTGATTGGATATGAATTCATTGCCTACACGATCACTTTTCTGACGCTCTATGAGCTTTGGGCAGTCCAAAAAGCATTCTCAAAATCGGCGGTCTTAAACAGAAGATTTAGAGCCTTCTGA
- a CDS encoding succinate dehydrogenase/fumarate reductase iron-sulfur subunit — protein sequence MKLTLRIWRQQDRKQSGAYEEHVLESVSPELSLLEALDQLNEQLISDGQRPVSFEHDCREGICGSCGFLVNGQAHGPRTATSVCQLYLRSFGDGEVLTLEPWRATAFPLIQDLMVDRSSLDRLIAAGGYCSTGTGQAPDGNALPIGRDQATRAFDTATCIGCGACVASCRNASASLFVAAKLAHLGQLPQGQPERGKRSRAMQERMQQEGFGSCSSNLECEAVCPQEISADWISWMNRESRR from the coding sequence ATGAAACTCACCCTCCGGATCTGGAGACAGCAGGACAGGAAGCAGTCGGGTGCCTACGAAGAGCACGTGCTGGAGAGCGTCTCTCCTGAGCTCTCGCTGCTGGAAGCCCTCGATCAGCTCAACGAACAACTGATCAGCGATGGGCAACGACCCGTGAGTTTTGAACACGACTGCCGCGAGGGCATCTGCGGAAGCTGCGGCTTTCTGGTGAACGGTCAGGCCCATGGGCCGAGGACCGCCACCTCCGTCTGCCAGCTCTACCTGCGCTCGTTTGGGGATGGCGAGGTGCTGACGCTGGAGCCTTGGCGTGCCACAGCCTTCCCGCTGATTCAGGATCTGATGGTGGATCGGTCCAGCCTCGATCGACTGATCGCCGCAGGGGGTTACTGCTCAACAGGCACGGGCCAGGCACCGGATGGAAATGCCTTACCCATTGGACGGGATCAGGCCACCCGCGCCTTCGACACCGCCACCTGTATCGGTTGCGGCGCCTGCGTTGCCAGCTGTCGCAATGCCTCCGCCAGCCTGTTCGTGGCCGCCAAGCTGGCCCATCTCGGCCAACTGCCGCAAGGTCAGCCCGAGCGAGGCAAGCGGTCCCGGGCGATGCAGGAACGCATGCAGCAGGAAGGATTCGGCAGTTGCAGCAGCAACCTCGAGTGTGAGGCGGTTTGTCCCCAGGAGATCTCAGCGGATTGGATCAGCTGGATGAATCGAGAAAGCAGGCGCTAA
- a CDS encoding fasciclin domain-containing protein, whose protein sequence is MSFFNTWFRLGIAALSLSLLTSTSAYSGGHMGDKDHTMPSKDVVETAISAGNFETLAAALSAAGLVETLKSEGPFTVFAPTDEAFAMLPAGTVEMLLMPANKQKLIDILTYHVVAGDVKAADVIKLSSAETLNGQTVSIKILDGKVFINNATVTATDIESTNGIIHVIDTVLIPE, encoded by the coding sequence ATGTCATTCTTCAACACTTGGTTTCGTCTTGGAATTGCTGCTTTGTCATTGAGTCTTCTGACCTCTACGAGTGCTTACTCGGGTGGTCACATGGGCGACAAAGATCACACTATGCCCTCCAAGGACGTAGTTGAAACTGCTATTTCAGCAGGCAACTTCGAAACATTGGCTGCTGCGCTTAGCGCGGCTGGGCTTGTTGAAACTTTAAAGAGTGAAGGACCTTTCACCGTCTTTGCTCCAACCGATGAGGCTTTTGCAATGCTTCCTGCTGGCACGGTCGAAATGTTATTAATGCCTGCTAATAAGCAAAAACTTATCGATATTCTTACATATCACGTCGTGGCAGGTGATGTTAAAGCTGCTGATGTTATTAAGTTGTCAAGTGCTGAAACATTAAATGGTCAAACGGTCTCGATCAAAATATTAGACGGTAAAGTTTTTATCAATAACGCCACTGTTACAGCAACCGATATTGAAAGTACGAATGGCATTATTCATGTGATTGATACAGTATTAATACCAGAGTGA
- the gluQRS gene encoding tRNA glutamyl-Q(34) synthetase GluQRS: MDRNGLDLPDHLLHGLEQGHALRSGGYRGRFAPSPTGEMHLGNLRTALVSWLEARRHGGTWLLRIDDLDTPRNRPGSQASILSDLMWLGLDWDGPAILQSHYRGRYHAWLSWLRRSGALFPCRCSRRMLLDHPIYPGTCRDRQQTWGWQGTRLPSWRLRVPAGDPHGSGDVILRRADGFVAYQLSTVIDELCFGITDVVRGEDLRASLPAQFSVYAALAQQPPRFLHVPLLRDQQGQKLSKREASAGLAPLRDAGLDAAAVTGQLAASLSLVEPGARLSTHELLQHLMHQSADAVDS; this comes from the coding sequence ATGGATCGCAATGGTCTTGATCTGCCCGATCATCTCCTCCACGGTCTTGAACAGGGGCACGCCCTTCGTTCGGGGGGGTATCGGGGTCGTTTCGCACCATCTCCGACGGGGGAGATGCATCTCGGCAACCTCAGGACAGCGCTCGTCTCATGGTTGGAGGCCAGGCGCCACGGCGGAACCTGGCTGCTGCGCATCGATGACCTCGACACTCCCCGCAACAGACCGGGATCCCAGGCGTCGATCCTGAGTGATCTGATGTGGTTGGGGCTGGACTGGGATGGTCCAGCGATTCTCCAGAGCCATTACCGCGGCCGTTACCACGCCTGGCTTTCCTGGTTGCGACGCAGTGGGGCCCTGTTCCCATGCCGATGTTCCCGTCGCATGCTCCTCGACCACCCCATCTATCCGGGGACCTGTCGGGACCGTCAGCAGACCTGGGGTTGGCAGGGGACGCGACTGCCCAGCTGGCGCTTGCGCGTTCCTGCAGGCGACCCCCACGGCAGTGGTGATGTGATCCTGCGCCGTGCGGATGGTTTTGTCGCCTACCAGCTGTCCACGGTGATTGATGAGCTGTGTTTCGGGATCACGGATGTGGTTCGTGGCGAGGATCTGCGTGCCTCCCTGCCGGCGCAGTTCAGCGTCTACGCGGCCCTCGCCCAGCAGCCGCCACGGTTTCTGCACGTGCCGCTGCTGCGGGATCAACAGGGCCAGAAGTTGTCGAAACGTGAAGCGAGCGCAGGCCTGGCTCCGTTGCGGGATGCCGGGTTGGATGCGGCGGCAGTGACGGGTCAGCTGGCCGCAAGCCTTTCCCTTGTGGAGCCAGGAGCACGGCTTTCAACCCATGAGCTTTTGCAGCACTTGATGCATCAAAGCGCTGATGCAGTGGATTCTTAA